A genome region from Ursus arctos isolate Adak ecotype North America unplaced genomic scaffold, UrsArc2.0 scaffold_18, whole genome shotgun sequence includes the following:
- the ALG2 gene encoding alpha-1,3/1,6-mannosyltransferase ALG2 isoform X2 translates to MAEKRGRDEAPGPNPSVLFLHPDLGVGGAERLVLDAALALQARGCSVKVWTAHYDPGHSFADSRELQVSACIPVLKLARRRKKILFYCHFPDLLLTRRDSFLKRFYRAPIDWVEEYTTGMADCILVNSRFTAAVFKETFKSLSHIDPDVLYPSLNVTSFDSAIPEKLDDLVPKGKKFLFLSINRYERKKDLTLALEALVKLRGRLTSQDWDKVHLIMAGGYDERVLENVEHYQELKEVVQQSDLGQCVTFLRSFSDTQKIALLHGCTCVLYTPSNEHFGIVPLEAMYMQCPVIAVNSGGPLESVVHGVTGFLCEPDPVHFSEAMEKFIHEPSLKATMGRAGRARVKEKFSSAAFTEQLYQCVTKLLV, encoded by the exons ATGGCGGAGAAGCGGGGCCGAGACGAAGCCCCTGGTCCCAACCCGTCGGTGCTGTTCCTGCACCCGGACCTGGGCGTGGGCGGCGCCGAGCGGCTGGTGCTGGACGCGGCGCTGGCGCTGCAGGCGCGCGGATGTAGCGTCAAGGTCTGGACGGCGCACTACGATCCCGGCCACAGCTTCGCGGACAGCCGCGAGCTGCAG GTGTCCGCCTGCATCCCAGTGCTCAAGCTGGCCAGACGGCGCAAGAAGATCCTGTTTTATTGCCACTTCCCAGATCTGCTTCTCACCAGGAGAGACTCTTTCCTGAAGCGCTTCTACAGGGCCCCCATTGACTGGGTAGAGGAGTACACCACTGGCATGGCAGACTGCATCCTAGTCAACAGCCGGTTTACAGCTGCCGTTTTTAAGGAAACCTTCAAGTCCCTATCTCACATAGACCCCGATGTCCTCTACCCGTCTCTGAATGTCACCAGCTTTGACTCTGCTATTCCCGAAAAGCTCGATGACCTCGTCCCCAAGGGGAAGAAATTCCTGTTCCTCTCCATCAACAgatatgaaaggaagaaagacctgACTTTGGCGCTGGAAGCCCTAGTAAAACTGCGTGGAAGATTGACATCCCAAGATTGGGACAAAGTTCATCTGATCATGGCAGGCGGTTATGACGAAAGAGTCCTGGAGAATGTGGAACACTATCAGGAATTGAAGGAAGTGGTCCAGCAGTCTGACCTTGGACAGTGTGTGACCTTCCTGCGGTCCTTCTCAGACACACAGAAAATCGCACTTCTCCACGGCTGTACCTGTGTGCTTTACACACCAAGTAATGAACATTTCGGCATCGTCCCTTTGGAGGCCATGTACATGCAGTGCCCAGTCATCGCCGTTAATTCGGGTGGGCCCTTGGAGTCGGTCGTCCATGGTGTCACAGGGTTTCTGTGTGAGCCTGACCCAGTGCACTTCTCAGAAGCGATGGAAAAGTTCATCCATGAACCTTCCTTAAAAGCCACAATGGGACGGGCTGGGAGAGCCAGGGTGAAGGAGAAGTTTTCCTCTGCAGCTTTTACAGAACAGCTCTACCAGTGTGTCACCAAACTGCTGGtataa
- the ALG2 gene encoding alpha-1,3/1,6-mannosyltransferase ALG2 isoform X1, with the protein MAEKRGRDEAPGPNPSVLFLHPDLGVGGAERLVLDAALALQARGCSVKVWTAHYDPGHSFADSRELQVRCAGDWLPRSLGWGGRGAAVCAYVRMIFLALYVLFLGDEEFDVVVCDQVSACIPVLKLARRRKKILFYCHFPDLLLTRRDSFLKRFYRAPIDWVEEYTTGMADCILVNSRFTAAVFKETFKSLSHIDPDVLYPSLNVTSFDSAIPEKLDDLVPKGKKFLFLSINRYERKKDLTLALEALVKLRGRLTSQDWDKVHLIMAGGYDERVLENVEHYQELKEVVQQSDLGQCVTFLRSFSDTQKIALLHGCTCVLYTPSNEHFGIVPLEAMYMQCPVIAVNSGGPLESVVHGVTGFLCEPDPVHFSEAMEKFIHEPSLKATMGRAGRARVKEKFSSAAFTEQLYQCVTKLLV; encoded by the exons ATGGCGGAGAAGCGGGGCCGAGACGAAGCCCCTGGTCCCAACCCGTCGGTGCTGTTCCTGCACCCGGACCTGGGCGTGGGCGGCGCCGAGCGGCTGGTGCTGGACGCGGCGCTGGCGCTGCAGGCGCGCGGATGTAGCGTCAAGGTCTGGACGGCGCACTACGATCCCGGCCACAGCTTCGCGGACAGCCGCGAGCTGCAGGTGCGCTGCGCCGGGGACTGGCTCCCGCGCAGCCTGGGCTGGGGCGGCCGCGGCGCCGCGGTTTGCGCCTACGTGCGCATGATCTTCCTGGCGCTGTACGTGCTGTTCCTCGGCGACGAGGAGTTCGACGTGGTCGTGTGCGACCAG GTGTCCGCCTGCATCCCAGTGCTCAAGCTGGCCAGACGGCGCAAGAAGATCCTGTTTTATTGCCACTTCCCAGATCTGCTTCTCACCAGGAGAGACTCTTTCCTGAAGCGCTTCTACAGGGCCCCCATTGACTGGGTAGAGGAGTACACCACTGGCATGGCAGACTGCATCCTAGTCAACAGCCGGTTTACAGCTGCCGTTTTTAAGGAAACCTTCAAGTCCCTATCTCACATAGACCCCGATGTCCTCTACCCGTCTCTGAATGTCACCAGCTTTGACTCTGCTATTCCCGAAAAGCTCGATGACCTCGTCCCCAAGGGGAAGAAATTCCTGTTCCTCTCCATCAACAgatatgaaaggaagaaagacctgACTTTGGCGCTGGAAGCCCTAGTAAAACTGCGTGGAAGATTGACATCCCAAGATTGGGACAAAGTTCATCTGATCATGGCAGGCGGTTATGACGAAAGAGTCCTGGAGAATGTGGAACACTATCAGGAATTGAAGGAAGTGGTCCAGCAGTCTGACCTTGGACAGTGTGTGACCTTCCTGCGGTCCTTCTCAGACACACAGAAAATCGCACTTCTCCACGGCTGTACCTGTGTGCTTTACACACCAAGTAATGAACATTTCGGCATCGTCCCTTTGGAGGCCATGTACATGCAGTGCCCAGTCATCGCCGTTAATTCGGGTGGGCCCTTGGAGTCGGTCGTCCATGGTGTCACAGGGTTTCTGTGTGAGCCTGACCCAGTGCACTTCTCAGAAGCGATGGAAAAGTTCATCCATGAACCTTCCTTAAAAGCCACAATGGGACGGGCTGGGAGAGCCAGGGTGAAGGAGAAGTTTTCCTCTGCAGCTTTTACAGAACAGCTCTACCAGTGTGTCACCAAACTGCTGGtataa